In Hyphomicrobiaceae bacterium, the following are encoded in one genomic region:
- a CDS encoding FAD-dependent oxidoreductase, whose translation MAEIVVLGAGLSGTLMAYELVPQLRKDDRITVIGQGNSFHFVPSNPWVAVGWRERSDIELDLAPIMASKKIRFIPEGARRVDPKLRRIEIEDGSTVDYDYLVIATGPELAFDEISGFGPEAHTQSICHVSHAARAREAFEKFLENPGPIVIGAAQGASCFGPAYEFAFILDTELKKRGIRDRVPMTFVTSEPYIGHLGLDGVGDTKTLLESELRARHIKWVCNARVKNVAETSMSVEELAESGDVAKTHDVPFKFAMMLPAFRGVAAVRGIEGLTNPRGFILVDKYQRNPTFPEVFSVGVCVAIPPIGPTPVPVGVPKTGFMIESMVTATARNIGAVLRGQAASWQPTLNAVCLADFGDGGVAFVAQPQIPPRNVNWSSKGSWVHLAKVAFEKYFMRKIRKGESEPFYEKFLMDKLNIKKIKEAS comes from the coding sequence ATGGCGGAGATCGTCGTTTTAGGTGCGGGTCTGAGCGGAACGTTGATGGCCTATGAGCTGGTGCCGCAGCTTCGCAAAGACGATCGAATAACGGTTATTGGGCAAGGAAACTCGTTCCATTTCGTGCCGTCGAACCCTTGGGTTGCGGTGGGTTGGCGAGAGCGATCTGACATCGAGTTGGATCTGGCGCCCATTATGGCGTCGAAAAAAATTCGCTTCATTCCGGAGGGCGCGCGGCGCGTCGATCCGAAGCTGCGGCGCATCGAGATTGAGGACGGCTCCACCGTCGACTATGACTACCTCGTCATTGCGACTGGACCAGAGTTGGCGTTTGATGAAATTTCAGGGTTTGGTCCTGAGGCGCATACACAATCCATCTGCCACGTGTCACATGCGGCACGCGCACGCGAAGCATTCGAGAAGTTTCTAGAAAATCCCGGCCCGATCGTTATCGGAGCTGCTCAAGGTGCGTCATGTTTCGGCCCTGCATACGAGTTCGCATTCATCCTGGACACCGAACTGAAGAAACGCGGAATTCGCGACCGCGTGCCAATGACGTTTGTGACGTCGGAGCCCTACATCGGGCATCTCGGTCTTGATGGCGTTGGCGATACCAAAACCCTGTTGGAGAGCGAGCTTCGGGCGCGCCACATCAAGTGGGTTTGCAACGCGCGCGTGAAGAATGTAGCTGAGACTTCTATGAGTGTTGAGGAGTTGGCGGAGTCTGGCGACGTGGCAAAGACCCACGACGTTCCGTTCAAGTTCGCCATGATGCTTCCTGCATTTCGCGGTGTTGCTGCGGTCCGGGGTATTGAGGGACTAACCAATCCTCGCGGCTTCATCTTGGTCGACAAGTATCAGCGCAATCCGACCTTCCCTGAGGTATTTTCCGTCGGGGTCTGCGTAGCGATACCGCCGATTGGACCGACGCCGGTGCCTGTCGGCGTGCCGAAGACCGGGTTTATGATTGAGTCGATGGTCACCGCAACGGCGCGTAATATCGGAGCGGTGCTCCGCGGTCAGGCCGCTTCCTGGCAGCCGACGCTGAACGCAGTGTGTCTTGCGGACTTCGGCGACGGCGGCGTAGCCTTCGTAGCTCAGCCGCAGATACCGCCGCGCAATGTAAATTGGTCCTCGAAGGGCAGCTGGGTCCACCTCGCCAAAGTCGCCTTCGAAAAATATTTCATGCGAAAGATCCGCAAGGGCGAAAGCGAACCGTTTTACGAAAAGTTCTTGATGGACAAGCTCAATATAAAAAAGATCAAAGAGGCGAGCTGA
- a CDS encoding type II secretion system F family protein: MMSFVETVMNPQFFATVLAAICVFATVLSVAMPMLARDRMNQRMKEMATERDRMRNARIAEMTKERTGGTKLRQSTNKGFMQRIVDMLDLRERFDNEELREKLKMAGLRGQGPIVSFMFFRIAAPILMFLGTLFYVFVVVDVGYEPLIRVLMAVGAGFAGFYIPNVFIENLAQKRQSSIKQSFPDALDMLLICVQSGMSIESAFGKVSKEIASQSIELAEEMTLTTAELSYLQDRRQAYENLGKRSGLPGVKAVTTALIQAERYGTPVGQALRTMAKENREIRQSEAERKAAALPPKLTVPMIVFFLPVLFIVILGPAGIEYMNMK, translated from the coding sequence ATGATGAGCTTCGTCGAAACAGTCATGAACCCGCAATTCTTCGCCACGGTGCTGGCGGCGATTTGCGTGTTTGCTACCGTGCTTTCGGTTGCGATGCCGATGCTCGCGCGGGACCGCATGAATCAGCGCATGAAGGAGATGGCGACGGAGCGCGATCGCATGCGCAATGCGCGCATCGCTGAAATGACGAAGGAGCGTACAGGCGGCACGAAGCTGCGGCAGAGCACCAACAAGGGCTTTATGCAGCGCATCGTTGACATGCTCGATCTGCGCGAGCGTTTCGACAATGAGGAGTTGCGCGAGAAGCTGAAGATGGCCGGCCTTCGTGGTCAGGGCCCAATCGTCTCGTTCATGTTCTTCCGTATTGCAGCGCCGATTTTGATGTTCCTGGGTACGCTATTCTACGTTTTCGTCGTGGTTGACGTGGGCTACGAGCCCCTCATTCGCGTGCTGATGGCTGTGGGCGCAGGCTTTGCAGGCTTCTACATCCCCAACGTCTTCATCGAGAACCTTGCTCAGAAGCGCCAGTCATCAATCAAGCAGTCATTTCCCGATGCTCTCGACATGCTGCTGATTTGCGTGCAGTCGGGCATGTCGATTGAATCGGCCTTCGGTAAAGTTTCCAAGGAGATTGCCAGCCAGTCGATCGAGCTTGCTGAAGAGATGACGCTCACGACTGCCGAGCTGTCCTATTTGCAGGATCGTCGCCAGGCTTACGAAAATCTTGGCAAGCGTTCGGGGCTTCCTGGCGTGAAGGCGGTGACGACGGCGCTCATTCAAGCTGAGCGTTACGGTACGCCGGTTGGCCAGGCGCTTCGTACCATGGCCAAGGAAAACCGCGAGATCCGTCAGTCGGAAGCCGAGCGCAAGGCCGCCGCGCTTCCGCCAAAGCTGACGGTTCCGATGATCGTCTTCTTCTTGCCCGTGCTGTTCATCGTCATTCTCGGCCCGGCTGGCATTGAATACATGAACATGAAATAG
- a CDS encoding NlpC/P60 family protein has product MSDTGKTAQRPPLKQPAQAPGFPAPVGAMPSVAADTQSRTLEPPGPLDPRRNAFREDLAAKYLEGKVKAARFVEGVPAQVMRASVPLRRAPDYTRGFETEALYGEALTIYDESDGWAWVQLKRDQYVGYLPIDCLSPNVLPPTHRVQVLGTFIYPEPDIKTPPLQHLPLNAVLTVSETSDKFAELTTGGFVPLRHVTTLSRTARDFVDIAERFIGTPYLWGGRTRIGIDCSGLVQTSLHAAGIPAPRDSDMQMAELGASLPVSDIDERLMRGDLVFWPGHVGIMSDSIMMVHANAHHMAVVIEPLPDAMRRISRSGSNVVAVKRIGRLAA; this is encoded by the coding sequence TTGAGCGACACTGGCAAGACGGCTCAAAGGCCGCCTTTAAAGCAGCCGGCGCAGGCTCCGGGATTTCCGGCGCCGGTCGGCGCTATGCCATCTGTTGCAGCCGACACCCAATCGCGCACCTTGGAGCCGCCTGGTCCGCTTGATCCACGGCGTAACGCATTCCGGGAGGACTTGGCCGCCAAGTACCTCGAAGGCAAGGTCAAGGCTGCACGTTTTGTGGAGGGGGTTCCTGCTCAAGTCATGCGCGCGAGTGTGCCGTTGCGGCGCGCGCCCGACTACACCCGCGGCTTTGAAACCGAAGCACTCTACGGCGAAGCGCTGACAATCTACGACGAAAGCGACGGATGGGCCTGGGTCCAGCTTAAGCGAGATCAGTACGTCGGCTATTTGCCAATCGACTGCCTGTCGCCAAACGTTCTCCCGCCGACTCATCGCGTGCAGGTTCTTGGCACCTTCATTTACCCAGAACCCGACATCAAGACGCCCCCTCTACAGCACCTGCCCTTGAACGCAGTGCTGACGGTGAGCGAAACAAGCGACAAGTTTGCGGAACTCACGACGGGTGGGTTCGTGCCGTTGCGCCATGTCACGACCCTCAGCCGGACGGCGCGGGATTTCGTCGATATAGCGGAGCGCTTTATCGGAACTCCATATCTGTGGGGCGGGCGCACGCGCATCGGAATTGATTGCTCGGGCTTGGTTCAAACGTCGCTACATGCTGCTGGTATTCCCGCGCCGCGCGACAGCGACATGCAGATGGCGGAGCTCGGCGCATCGCTCCCGGTATCCGATATCGACGAGCGCCTGATGCGCGGCGATCTCGTTTTCTGGCCCGGCCACGTGGGAATCATGTCGGACAGCATCATGATGGTACATGCCAACGCACACCACATGGCTGTCGTGATTGAGCCTTTGCCGGATGCAATGCGGCGTATCTCGCGCAGCGGCTCCAATGTCGTCGCGGTAAAGCGAATCGGAAGGTTGGCGGCATAA
- a CDS encoding D-alanyl-D-alanine carboxypeptidase family protein, with translation MRLQDVVRAVLGLLLFVWIAPLPAAQAQVGLQTDARAAILVDFDTGAVLFQKNADEPLPPASLSKLMTLAVVFKALKSGELKLDQEFQVSENAWRTGGAPSRTSAMFVPINTREPVESLIRGIAVQSGNDASIAMAEGLSGSEAAFVERMRREAASIGLTNSSFGNSTGLDNPQQLMSARDLARLSSYLIRTYPEYYGFFSEKEFKYRKHRFFNRNPLLSEDLGVDGLKTGHTKASGYGLAVSSLRDGRRLVAVVLGLPTALKRKREARRLLHWGYSMLSQAILFDEGEIVGHARVWGGQQFYVPLEAEGPVSVPVLKSAAKQMFSASIQYAGPLKPPVHKGDKVAELDITGSLGAQHKVPLYAAEDVDEGGIVRQGLDSLAIMVGRYIGL, from the coding sequence GTGCGTTTACAAGATGTCGTCCGCGCCGTTCTCGGCCTGTTGCTCTTTGTATGGATTGCGCCGCTGCCCGCCGCGCAGGCCCAAGTTGGCCTGCAAACTGATGCGCGGGCCGCCATCCTTGTGGATTTCGACACCGGCGCCGTACTCTTTCAAAAGAATGCCGACGAGCCATTGCCGCCTGCGAGCCTGAGCAAGCTCATGACGCTTGCCGTCGTGTTCAAGGCGCTGAAGAGCGGGGAGCTGAAACTCGATCAGGAGTTCCAGGTCAGCGAGAACGCTTGGCGCACGGGAGGTGCTCCATCACGAACGTCGGCGATGTTCGTTCCCATCAATACACGAGAGCCGGTTGAATCCCTAATCCGCGGCATTGCAGTTCAATCTGGAAATGACGCAAGTATTGCGATGGCCGAGGGTCTGTCGGGGAGCGAAGCTGCGTTTGTGGAGCGGATGCGTCGCGAGGCAGCATCGATCGGTTTGACGAACTCGTCGTTCGGGAATTCAACAGGACTCGATAATCCCCAGCAATTGATGTCGGCGCGCGATCTGGCACGACTGAGCAGCTATCTGATCCGCACCTATCCAGAATATTACGGTTTCTTTTCGGAGAAAGAGTTCAAGTATCGCAAGCATCGCTTCTTCAATCGCAATCCATTGTTGTCGGAGGATCTTGGCGTCGACGGTTTGAAGACAGGGCACACAAAAGCATCCGGCTACGGCCTTGCCGTTTCATCGTTACGGGATGGGCGGCGTCTCGTTGCAGTGGTGCTGGGCCTTCCAACCGCTCTCAAGCGTAAGCGCGAAGCCCGCCGTCTTCTGCATTGGGGATATTCGATGTTGTCGCAAGCCATCCTCTTTGATGAGGGGGAGATCGTCGGTCACGCTCGCGTCTGGGGCGGACAGCAGTTTTACGTGCCGTTGGAAGCTGAGGGGCCTGTGAGCGTTCCGGTCCTCAAGAGTGCCGCAAAGCAGATGTTTTCAGCCTCAATTCAGTACGCGGGCCCCCTCAAGCCCCCCGTGCACAAAGGCGATAAAGTCGCTGAGTTGGACATTACCGGATCGCTTGGCGCGCAGCACAAGGTTCCGCTCTATGCCGCTGAGGATGTCGACGAGGGCGGCATCGTGCGGCAGGGGCTCGACTCGCTTGCGATCATGGTTGGTCGCTACATCGGTCTTTAG
- a CDS encoding type II secretion system F family protein: protein MLDAQTQQLLVAAMIALGAAGVIFAVIYPYISGERRKDKRVQVVTETTTKSRRVAAAAANAGEAAANRKKNVADTLKEIETRQKAKEKVTLRLQLERAGLDVTPRDFYIASLICGVLCGAAIHFGTSSPPLMTLVAAFIGTAGLPRWFLSKLIKRYQYKFISELANAIDVVVRGVKSGLPLNECLQVISRESPEPLASEFKEVVEEQRMGVPLPDALERLCRRVPLAEVRFLTIVIAIQQQAGGNLSEALGNLSGVLRDRFRLQMKVKALSAEAKASAMVLASLPPGVMSMVYMTSPEYITPLFTTLPGKFMLAVGAGWMMCGILIMRKMINFKF, encoded by the coding sequence ATGCTTGACGCCCAGACGCAGCAGTTGCTCGTTGCCGCGATGATCGCGCTCGGTGCAGCCGGCGTCATTTTCGCAGTGATCTATCCCTATATTTCCGGCGAGCGGCGCAAGGACAAGCGGGTCCAGGTCGTCACGGAGACGACAACGAAGTCACGCCGGGTTGCTGCGGCGGCTGCAAACGCTGGCGAGGCGGCGGCAAATCGTAAAAAGAACGTCGCCGACACGCTGAAGGAAATCGAGACTAGGCAGAAGGCCAAGGAAAAAGTAACGCTTCGCCTTCAATTGGAACGGGCCGGTCTGGATGTCACGCCGCGCGACTTTTACATTGCGAGCCTGATTTGCGGCGTCCTGTGTGGCGCGGCCATCCACTTCGGCACGTCATCTCCACCGCTTATGACGTTGGTGGCCGCCTTTATCGGAACCGCCGGGCTTCCGCGCTGGTTTCTCTCAAAACTGATCAAGCGTTATCAGTATAAGTTCATCTCCGAACTTGCTAACGCGATTGACGTCGTGGTGCGGGGCGTTAAGTCGGGCCTGCCGCTGAACGAATGTCTCCAGGTTATCTCACGGGAAAGTCCGGAACCGCTCGCCAGCGAGTTCAAGGAGGTCGTCGAAGAGCAACGCATGGGCGTACCGCTTCCCGATGCGCTTGAACGTCTGTGCCGACGCGTCCCGCTCGCCGAAGTACGCTTCCTGACGATCGTGATCGCAATTCAGCAGCAAGCCGGCGGCAACTTGTCAGAAGCGCTTGGAAACCTCTCAGGCGTTCTGCGTGATCGTTTCCGTCTTCAAATGAAGGTCAAAGCGCTCTCGGCCGAAGCCAAGGCATCGGCGATGGTGCTCGCTTCGCTGCCACCGGGCGTGATGTCGATGGTTTACATGACGTCGCCCGAATACATCACACCGCTGTTCACCACTCTCCCTGGCAAGTTCATGCTCGCTGTTGGCGCCGGCTGGATGATGTGCGGCATTCTAATCATGCGCAAGATGATCAATTTCAAATTCTGA
- a CDS encoding tetratricopeptide repeat protein produces MVPVAQTPKKMARSGARLVVVLAATGFLGACAGSNDMLPSTATLAADPDAVQAVDALDPKAELRKATEYWGQQYDKKPNDKTAALNYAKNLKASGDKRQALMVLQNSFSMNSSDPEIAGELGRLALEFDQLSLASRALTVADVAENTDWRVVSARGTVLAKQGQHKAAIPYFERALTMSPNQPSVLNNLAMANAMSGNPQKAEQILRDLAQLNGAPAKVSQNLALVLGLQGKYDESKAAGEAVASNEVAAANTDYIRQLVQLQPTHTPAAAPGSTTAVAQETPALKPANIETGSGGWNTAVTASAEPSSTRGSNQ; encoded by the coding sequence ATGGTGCCAGTAGCGCAAACACCCAAGAAAATGGCCCGTTCCGGGGCCCGGCTCGTCGTCGTCCTGGCCGCGACCGGTTTTCTGGGAGCGTGCGCAGGCTCCAACGACATGCTCCCAAGTACGGCAACCCTCGCCGCCGATCCCGACGCCGTTCAAGCCGTTGACGCCTTGGACCCTAAGGCCGAGCTGCGTAAGGCAACGGAGTACTGGGGCCAGCAGTACGATAAGAAGCCCAACGATAAGACCGCGGCGCTGAACTATGCCAAGAACCTGAAAGCCAGCGGCGACAAGCGCCAAGCACTCATGGTGCTCCAAAATTCGTTCTCAATGAATTCGAGCGATCCTGAAATCGCCGGAGAGCTCGGCCGCCTGGCACTCGAATTCGACCAGCTTTCGCTCGCCAGTCGCGCTTTGACCGTGGCCGATGTTGCGGAAAACACCGATTGGCGGGTTGTGTCCGCACGCGGCACCGTGCTTGCCAAGCAAGGGCAGCACAAAGCAGCCATCCCATATTTCGAGCGCGCCCTTACCATGTCGCCCAATCAGCCCTCGGTGCTGAACAATCTCGCGATGGCTAACGCCATGAGCGGCAATCCTCAGAAAGCAGAGCAGATCCTGCGCGATCTTGCCCAGCTCAACGGCGCGCCTGCCAAAGTCAGTCAGAACCTTGCTCTGGTGCTAGGACTGCAAGGCAAGTATGACGAATCCAAAGCCGCAGGCGAGGCCGTCGCTTCGAACGAGGTCGCCGCTGCCAATACCGATTACATTCGCCAGCTTGTGCAGCTTCAACCCACGCACACGCCCGCGGCGGCGCCAGGCTCAACCACCGCCGTCGCGCAAGAAACGCCTGCTCTCAAACCTGCCAACATCGAGACAGGCTCAGGCGGATGGAATACTGCCGTCACCGCAAGTGCCGAGCCATCTTCCACGCGCGGTTCAAACCAGTGA
- a CDS encoding leucyl aminopeptidase family protein, with amino-acid sequence MSETTAWTASDVFAGEGQKSDAVPIYLVRSDTELSSLGLDASARAWAMTQSFKGSAKASSLLPRADGSLGGVLLGMGNGAAGEPSGPSELLLGSLAASLPAGTYKIAGTTAAPELAALAWGLGAYKFRRYKNAGGAGGEATSPVTRRLVMPEGANAKRVIGAVEGVWLARDLINTPASDLGPEQLEEMTRIVAARHGAHVDAIRGDDLLAHNLPLIHAVGRAHPRVPRLIDLTWGREGARKITLVGKGITFDTGGLDIKPASAMLLMKKDMGGSATALAVAHMIMSEGLDCRLRVLIPAAENSISGDAFRPGDVLMSRSGRTVEVGNTDAEGRLVLADALTVADEEAPDSIFVFATLTGAARSALGPDLPAFFTDDDGLAGQIVPRSAEIGDPVWRMPLWPGYKRHLDSDVADMNNVWDTPFAGAITAALFLRRFVSSARRFAHFDLYGWRPAPRPLGPKGGEPQSARAVVDILRAELTS; translated from the coding sequence ATGAGCGAGACGACAGCGTGGACAGCCAGCGACGTATTTGCCGGTGAAGGACAAAAATCCGATGCCGTGCCGATCTACCTCGTCCGTTCAGACACTGAACTTTCCTCGCTGGGCCTAGACGCCAGCGCGCGCGCCTGGGCCATGACGCAAAGCTTCAAAGGGTCCGCCAAGGCGTCGTCATTGCTTCCCCGAGCGGATGGCTCGCTGGGCGGAGTGCTTCTGGGTATGGGAAATGGCGCGGCCGGAGAGCCGAGCGGACCGTCCGAACTTCTACTCGGTTCGCTTGCCGCTTCCCTTCCTGCAGGCACCTATAAGATCGCGGGCACGACGGCGGCTCCCGAGTTGGCCGCGCTTGCGTGGGGTTTGGGAGCCTACAAATTTCGCCGCTACAAAAATGCGGGCGGTGCAGGGGGGGAGGCCACTTCACCTGTAACCCGGCGCCTCGTCATGCCGGAAGGCGCCAATGCGAAGCGCGTTATCGGCGCAGTGGAGGGTGTTTGGCTGGCGCGCGATCTCATCAATACACCAGCGAGCGACCTGGGCCCGGAGCAGCTTGAGGAGATGACCCGCATCGTCGCCGCGCGCCACGGCGCGCACGTCGATGCGATCCGGGGAGATGATCTCCTGGCGCATAATCTTCCCTTGATTCACGCTGTCGGGCGGGCGCATCCGCGGGTGCCAAGGCTGATTGATCTCACGTGGGGCCGCGAAGGCGCCCGCAAGATCACGCTCGTGGGCAAGGGCATCACGTTCGATACCGGTGGGCTCGATATCAAACCTGCAAGCGCGATGCTGTTGATGAAGAAAGATATGGGAGGTTCTGCGACCGCTCTGGCGGTGGCGCACATGATCATGTCGGAAGGGCTTGATTGTCGGCTCCGCGTTCTCATACCTGCGGCGGAAAACTCGATTTCCGGCGATGCGTTCCGTCCCGGGGATGTTCTCATGAGCCGTAGCGGCCGCACCGTGGAAGTTGGAAACACAGATGCGGAGGGGCGCTTGGTTCTTGCCGATGCGTTGACAGTTGCCGATGAGGAAGCGCCCGATAGCATATTCGTCTTCGCCACCCTCACCGGAGCCGCACGGTCGGCATTGGGTCCCGACTTGCCTGCTTTCTTCACTGACGACGATGGATTGGCCGGCCAGATCGTTCCGCGTTCGGCTGAGATCGGGGATCCGGTATGGCGTATGCCGCTTTGGCCGGGCTACAAGCGCCACCTCGACAGCGATGTCGCAGATATGAACAATGTGTGGGATACTCCATTTGCAGGGGCAATCACGGCGGCTCTGTTTTTGCGGCGTTTTGTAAGCTCCGCACGGCGTTTTGCCCACTTTGACCTTTACGGCTGGCGTCCAGCGCCACGCCCGCTTGGGCCGAAAGGCGGCGAGCCTCAATCGGCGCGTGCGGTGGTGGACATACTTAGAGCGGAGCTGACGAGTTGA